The Desulfonatronum lacustre DSM 10312 region CATCGCCATCGGAGCCTGCGCGACCTTCGGCGGCGTACAGGCCGCGGACCCCAACCCCACGCAAGCCATGGGCGTGAACGAACTGATGGAACACCTCGGACTGCCGACCCGGGCCATCAACATCGCGGGCTGCCCCCCCAGTCCCTACAACTTCGTCGGGACCGTGGTGCATCTGCTGACCAAGGGCATGCCGGAGCTGGATCGCCTCAATCGTCCGAAGATGTTCTACGGCGAGTCGGTCCATGAACTCTGCGAACGGTTGGATCACTTCTTCAACTACGAATTCGCCCCGTCCTTCGACTCCGAGGAGGCCAGAAAAGGCTGGTGTCTGTACGAGGTCGGCTGCAAAGGGCCGGACACCTACAACAACTGTCCCAAGGTCAAGTTCAACGAAACCAACTGGCCCGTGCAGGCCGGTCACCCCTGCATCGGCTGCAGCGAGCCGAAGTTTTGGGATCAGCTGAGCCCGTTCTACAAACCGGTTTAGCAGTCCGTTGAAAAACTCCCAATTGCTGCGTCGCTGCAAAAAGTTCAAACTCTCACGTATCAATAACTACGCTTCGACCTTGATTCGATTGCCAGGACGGCAAATCGAAAATGT contains the following coding sequences:
- a CDS encoding hydrogenase small subunit; the encoded protein is MKFSVGLAKDDAEKRLACRGVNRRDFMKFCAAVAAAMGMEASFAKQVAAALTDPRRPSVVYFHFAECTGCSMAVVRTVNPYIDELILDTISLDYHETLMAAAGDSAEAALEQAITSPHGFIAVVEGAIPTKDNGVYGMVGGHTMLDMAKKYLPKAQAVIAIGACATFGGVQAADPNPTQAMGVNELMEHLGLPTRAINIAGCPPSPYNFVGTVVHLLTKGMPELDRLNRPKMFYGESVHELCERLDHFFNYEFAPSFDSEEARKGWCLYEVGCKGPDTYNNCPKVKFNETNWPVQAGHPCIGCSEPKFWDQLSPFYKPV